One genomic segment of Amycolatopsis sp. Hca4 includes these proteins:
- a CDS encoding non-ribosomal peptide synthetase, with amino-acid sequence MTDTLPGTGIDVPALSRVDTTVAALVLAQAERTPDALAVRQGATRLTYADLAAAAWGVAAALRERGVGPESRVGVCAHRTPALVTTVLGVLFSGGCYVPLEPGGPRARLAGIVADAGVSLVVGDAAVAEFGPALGLDVPPPAAPGVCPATPDATAHVLYTSGSTGRPKGVLTTHRNIVAFATGFAGRLGVGPGTRTLGIASPGFDAFTMDVFVPLMTGGSVQLASSADRADPERLRRFVVEHDVNWGFITPTLLALLDPDDVPGWRTVACGGEPVPADLAARWLPGRRFFNVYGPTETTVVVLTDEVTGIPADPLPLGTPTPGHRAHVVDAELRPVPPGEVGELVIGGPGVAAGYLNRPELTARKFVEDPFAPGERRYRTGDLARLRPDGRLEFAGRADRQVKVRGQRIELGEVEAALGAHPDVDAVAVEAVPGPGGTRLVAFLTPLSAPPDEDIHGYAGDRLTEAMRPAAIRRLAELPVSAVTGKIDRPALRALAESGPVAAEAPASPVEAVWRRVLGPAAGPDFLLAGGDSISAMRLVAALRAELAADVSVEDVLAGRTLDGLARRVAEAAPLTGAGLTTGHAPALSPPQRRLWFLDQLAPDAAPYNIAMAFRLTGPLDAAALKAALRAVAERHDVLRWRIRPVDGVPRAECLPPDDVPLPVVPVAAEAVAGRLAADAATPVRLDREPPWRVRLYALGPGEHVLGLTLHHAVFDGWSQELLCADLAAAYRGEALPPLPVSYADYAVWRADRDRRREAVDLAWWTGHLAGAPSTVDLPRDRPRPAVQTYRGASHHQAFPSGLAEAVGALATSTGTTRAGVVLAAFGQLLHRLTGGDDHLVATVVADRQLAETQDVAGFFVDIVPVRLRAGAGGFTALVRRSGEELLAATAHPAAPIDRLVDALGVPRDPSRAPLVQVMVNVLNFTEPRLDLPGVRGAWLPVGKPGSPFDLTVYVLERGIELLYNPDLFDAGRMAALAEDFTALLAALVAEPDRPAAACAPELPRAQVRTAAPGAAARAPARADPTPAADPAAVAATEAVVAAVWREVLGREAVGVTDNFFDLGGHSLALARVHAEVTARLGRRIPMVDLFTHPTVRALATHLHAGAAPSPELARAAERVAARRGRTPSRRPRRSAGTTGQEQERPL; translated from the coding sequence TTGACCGACACGTTGCCCGGCACGGGCATCGACGTCCCCGCACTGTCCCGTGTGGACACCACGGTCGCCGCGCTGGTCCTGGCGCAGGCGGAGCGGACGCCGGACGCGCTCGCCGTGCGGCAGGGCGCCACCCGGCTCACCTACGCTGACCTCGCCGCCGCGGCCTGGGGCGTGGCGGCGGCTCTGCGCGAGCGCGGGGTGGGCCCGGAATCCCGGGTCGGGGTGTGCGCCCACCGGACGCCCGCCCTGGTGACCACCGTCCTCGGCGTCCTGTTCTCCGGCGGCTGTTACGTCCCGCTCGAACCGGGCGGCCCGCGGGCGCGGCTGGCCGGGATCGTCGCCGACGCCGGGGTCTCGCTGGTCGTCGGCGACGCCGCGGTCGCGGAATTCGGGCCCGCGCTGGGCCTCGACGTCCCGCCGCCCGCCGCGCCCGGCGTCTGCCCGGCCACGCCGGACGCCACCGCGCACGTGCTCTACACGTCCGGGTCGACCGGGCGGCCGAAGGGCGTGCTCACCACCCACCGCAACATCGTCGCGTTCGCGACCGGGTTCGCCGGGCGGCTGGGCGTCGGCCCGGGCACCCGCACGCTCGGCATCGCCTCGCCCGGGTTCGACGCGTTCACGATGGACGTCTTCGTGCCGCTGATGACCGGCGGCTCGGTCCAGCTGGCGAGCTCGGCCGACCGCGCCGACCCGGAACGGCTGCGCCGGTTCGTCGTCGAGCACGACGTCAACTGGGGGTTCATCACCCCGACGCTGCTGGCGCTGCTGGACCCCGACGACGTGCCCGGCTGGCGGACCGTCGCCTGCGGTGGCGAGCCGGTTCCCGCGGACCTGGCCGCCCGCTGGCTGCCCGGGCGCCGGTTCTTCAACGTCTACGGCCCGACCGAGACGACCGTCGTCGTGCTCACCGACGAGGTCACCGGTATCCCGGCCGACCCGCTGCCGCTGGGGACGCCGACGCCGGGCCACCGCGCGCACGTCGTCGACGCCGAGCTGCGGCCCGTCCCGCCGGGCGAGGTGGGTGAACTGGTCATCGGCGGGCCCGGCGTGGCCGCGGGCTACCTCAACCGCCCGGAGCTGACCGCGCGGAAGTTCGTCGAAGACCCGTTCGCCCCGGGGGAGCGGCGCTACCGCACCGGCGACCTGGCCCGGCTGCGGCCCGACGGCAGGCTGGAGTTCGCCGGCCGCGCCGACCGCCAGGTCAAGGTCCGCGGGCAGCGCATCGAGCTCGGCGAGGTCGAGGCCGCCCTCGGCGCGCACCCGGATGTCGACGCGGTCGCGGTCGAAGCCGTGCCGGGGCCCGGCGGCACGCGGCTGGTCGCGTTCCTCACCCCGCTGTCGGCGCCGCCGGACGAGGACATCCACGGGTACGCCGGGGACCGGCTGACCGAGGCGATGCGCCCGGCCGCGATCCGGCGCCTGGCCGAGCTGCCGGTCAGCGCGGTCACCGGCAAGATCGACCGGCCGGCCCTGCGTGCCCTCGCCGAAAGCGGGCCCGTGGCGGCCGAAGCACCCGCGTCACCGGTGGAAGCGGTGTGGCGCAGGGTGCTCGGCCCGGCCGCCGGGCCCGACTTCCTGCTCGCCGGCGGCGATTCGATCTCCGCGATGCGGCTGGTCGCGGCGCTGCGGGCGGAGCTCGCCGCCGATGTGTCCGTCGAAGACGTCCTCGCCGGACGGACCCTGGACGGGCTCGCGCGGCGGGTCGCCGAGGCCGCCCCGCTCACCGGGGCCGGCCTGACGACCGGGCACGCACCGGCGTTGTCCCCGCCGCAGCGGCGGCTGTGGTTCCTCGACCAGCTCGCCCCGGACGCGGCGCCGTACAACATCGCGATGGCGTTCCGGCTGACCGGACCCCTCGACGCCGCGGCGCTGAAGGCCGCACTGCGCGCGGTGGCCGAGCGGCACGACGTGCTGCGCTGGCGGATCCGGCCGGTCGACGGTGTCCCGCGGGCCGAGTGCCTGCCGCCGGACGACGTGCCCCTGCCGGTCGTCCCGGTGGCCGCCGAAGCGGTGGCCGGCCGGCTGGCCGCCGACGCGGCGACCCCGGTGCGCCTCGACCGCGAACCGCCGTGGCGCGTGCGGCTCTACGCGCTGGGGCCCGGCGAGCACGTCCTCGGCCTCACCTTGCACCACGCGGTGTTCGACGGCTGGTCGCAGGAGCTGCTCTGCGCCGACCTGGCCGCGGCCTACCGGGGCGAGGCGCTGCCGCCCCTGCCGGTGTCCTATGCGGACTACGCGGTCTGGCGCGCCGACCGCGACCGCCGTCGCGAGGCCGTCGACCTGGCCTGGTGGACCGGGCACCTGGCCGGTGCGCCGTCCACTGTGGACCTGCCGCGGGACCGGCCGCGCCCGGCCGTGCAGACCTACCGCGGGGCGAGCCACCACCAGGCGTTCCCGAGCGGCCTCGCCGAGGCCGTCGGCGCGCTGGCGACGAGCACCGGGACCACCCGCGCCGGGGTGGTGCTGGCCGCGTTCGGGCAGCTCCTGCACCGGCTGACCGGCGGGGACGACCACCTGGTCGCCACCGTCGTCGCCGACCGGCAGCTGGCCGAGACCCAGGACGTCGCCGGGTTCTTCGTCGACATCGTCCCGGTGCGGCTGCGGGCCGGGGCCGGCGGCTTCACCGCGCTCGTGCGCCGCAGCGGCGAGGAGCTCCTGGCCGCCACCGCGCACCCGGCGGCGCCGATCGACCGGCTCGTGGACGCCCTCGGCGTGCCGCGTGACCCGTCGCGGGCCCCGCTCGTGCAGGTGATGGTCAACGTCCTGAACTTCACCGAGCCCCGGCTGGACCTGCCCGGGGTGCGCGGGGCGTGGCTGCCGGTCGGGAAGCCGGGCTCGCCGTTCGACCTGACCGTCTACGTCCTCGAGCGCGGGATCGAACTGCTCTACAACCCGGACCTGTTCGACGCGGGCCGGATGGCCGCGCTGGCCGAGGACTTCACGGCGCTGCTCGCCGCGCTCGTCGCCGAGCCGGACCGGCCGGCCGCGGCCTGCGCGCCGGAGCTCCCGCGGGCGCAGGTCCGGACCGCCGCGCCGGGCGCCGCCGCCCGTGCTCCGGCCCGCGCGGATCCGACCCCGGCCGCCGATCCGGCCGCGGTGGCCGCCACCGAGGCGGTCGTCGCGGCGGTCTGGCGGGAGGTGCTCGGACGCGAAGCCGTCGGCGTGACCGACAACTTCTTCGACCTCGGCGGGCATTCGCTCGCCCTGGCCCGCGTCCACGCCGAGGTCACCGCCCGGCTCGGCCGCCGCATCCCGATGGTGGACCTGTTCACCCACCCCACCGTCCGCGCCCTCGCCACCCACCTGCACGCGGGGGCCGCACCCAGCCCGGAGCTCGCCCGCGCCGCCGAGCGGGTCGCCGCCCGCCGGGGGCGCACCCCGTCCAGAAGACCCCGCCGCAGTGCCGGCACGACCGGCCAGGAACAGGAGCGACCGCTGTGA
- a CDS encoding type I polyketide synthase, with amino-acid sequence MTHDLEPDPGTEPIAIVGMAARVPGAGDLRQFWRNLVDGVESIRPATREELLARGADPATLDDPSWVNATTVVDGFDEFDADLFGMTSREAEITDPQHRVFLEACHSALTDGGYDPARYRGAIGVYGGTGRTGYLIENLLRNERVMASQHGGIGMSTGNQPSYLTTSVSYKLNLRGPSLAVHTACSTSLVAVHLACEALRNGECDMALAGGVNLEMPHGIGYMGVEGFTSPDGHVRAFDAGANGTVWSSGVGVVLVKRLSQALEDGDHIRAVVLGNAINNDGATKVGFSAPSVAGQTEAIAQAVGMAGVNPRTIGYVEAHGTGTALGDPIEITSLSTVYGHGVADTGWCAIGSVKSNIGHLSQAAGVVALIKTVLAMEHGLIPPTINYEEPNPGIDFPRSPFYPARTVTKWEAADTPRRAGVSSFGVGGTNAHLVLEEAPAPRRQRRPHPAHLLRVSAKTPETLAAAVERLADRLAGDVDLDLADVAHTLAAGRTEYPHRAVVVARDPEDAVDGLRDPRRLQTAQAAELKVAFLFSGQGSQYAGMGAELYRSEPVFAAAVDECCELAGLPGLKELIFDRGGDAKLRETRYTQPALFVVEYALAMLWRSWGVRPGAMIGHSVGEYVAATLAGVFTPADALRLVVRRGELMQSMPAGAMLAVQLDEDAVAKRLPEGLAIAGVNGPGTCVVAGPSGAVADFAALLRSTDVQCRELVTSHAFHSPMMEPILAEFTEAVAAVPRSVPSLPFLSNLTGGWITGLQATDPAYWAAHLRQAVRFGDCVRTLFAGGDRWALVECGPGHQLAGLARGQVPKGLPAPRPSLPGRTDREGDVETLHAAAGLLWTHGVPVEPTSPGYRVPLPGYPYARKRYWVDPDPAGTVAATARPSGPLPLDEWFAVPSWRQAGPELRREPFTSCLAFVDDEVLPRLLRNAGVMVTEVRPGAGFAAVEGGFTVRPGVREDYDALVAALGDRPERVVHAWALTGTETGMAAQDRGFFSVLNLVQAWGEPVRIDLLSTGTADVTGTELTRPEHATLAGIARVVPLEVPGTVVRRIDVESVSAEVVAELFGPADTPEVALRRGRRWVQEHTQLAVPEATSPVLRDGGRYLITGGTGGIGITLAEDFALRVRAKLILLTRSGLPPREDWAAHDGDDRTARAIRAIRRMEAAGAVVHVVAADVTDPARLREVRELAEREFGGLDGIVHAAGLPGGGVAEVKERAVAEAVLGPKIGGTLALAEVFAGLPMDFVALCSSVTAVSGDFGQVDYCAANNFLDAYARGDHGWRARVVAHDWGGWDEVGMAAEVAAPTTIRSTRTKADGPVAHPVLTTRTGEGCHGLVSAAGHWLLDEHRIAGVPVVPGTGHLETVRAAVEAALPRPGDGHVVALQDVAFLEPFSVPEGTVAEYRVAFDGDGFTVTSRAAGVTKVHVRGSAGWVPAPEASTVDLAAIKSRTSVLDDGNAFGTGRTSMVTFGPRWAALRTHHVGAHEELASLVAPDAAVGDKGWGLHPALLDVATAFGRGRGSGTYLPMSYGRVVVHAPLPARFHSHLRYRDSGGDQVIAADLTLCADDGRVLVEIEDFVLRQVDENAVGSGLSAARESTVESTGIRPVDGAEAFLRALTPGLGGQVVISTRPVADLFARRVTAEALEETEETTEPASPQAQDDYLAPRTDLEAEIARQWAEVLGVERVGVHDDFFALGGNSLVAIQLIAQVRKTTGARLAMKTLFESSTVAALAERIEELRGGASAPAAEPAPAATTIPKLER; translated from the coding sequence GTGACCCACGACCTCGAACCCGACCCCGGCACCGAGCCGATCGCGATCGTCGGGATGGCGGCCCGCGTCCCCGGCGCCGGCGACCTGCGCCAGTTCTGGCGCAACCTCGTCGACGGCGTCGAGTCCATCAGGCCCGCCACCCGCGAAGAACTGCTCGCCCGCGGCGCGGACCCGGCCACTTTGGACGATCCCAGCTGGGTCAACGCCACCACGGTGGTCGACGGCTTCGACGAGTTCGATGCCGACCTGTTCGGCATGACCAGCCGCGAAGCCGAGATCACCGACCCGCAGCACCGCGTGTTCCTCGAAGCCTGCCACTCGGCGCTGACCGACGGCGGCTACGACCCGGCCCGCTACCGCGGGGCGATCGGCGTCTACGGCGGCACCGGCCGGACCGGCTACCTGATCGAGAACCTGCTGCGCAACGAGCGCGTGATGGCCTCGCAGCACGGCGGCATCGGGATGTCGACCGGCAACCAGCCGAGCTACCTGACGACTTCGGTGTCCTACAAGCTGAACCTGCGCGGCCCGAGCCTGGCCGTCCACACGGCGTGCTCGACGTCGCTGGTCGCAGTGCACCTGGCCTGCGAGGCGCTGCGCAACGGCGAATGCGACATGGCGCTGGCCGGCGGCGTGAACCTGGAGATGCCGCACGGCATCGGGTACATGGGCGTCGAAGGCTTCACCTCGCCGGACGGGCACGTGCGCGCTTTCGACGCCGGCGCCAACGGCACGGTGTGGAGCAGCGGCGTCGGCGTCGTCCTGGTCAAGCGGCTTTCCCAGGCCCTGGAGGACGGCGACCACATCCGGGCGGTCGTGCTCGGCAACGCGATCAACAACGACGGCGCCACGAAGGTCGGCTTCTCCGCGCCGAGCGTCGCGGGGCAGACCGAGGCCATCGCGCAGGCGGTCGGCATGGCCGGGGTGAACCCGCGCACCATCGGGTACGTCGAGGCGCACGGCACCGGGACCGCGCTCGGCGACCCGATCGAGATCACCTCCCTGTCCACTGTGTACGGACACGGTGTCGCGGACACCGGCTGGTGCGCCATCGGCTCGGTGAAGTCCAACATCGGCCACCTGTCCCAGGCGGCCGGGGTGGTCGCGCTGATCAAGACCGTCCTCGCCATGGAGCACGGGCTGATCCCGCCGACCATCAACTACGAAGAACCCAACCCGGGCATCGACTTCCCGCGCAGCCCGTTCTACCCGGCGCGGACGGTGACCAAGTGGGAGGCGGCCGACACCCCGCGCCGGGCGGGCGTCAGCTCCTTCGGCGTCGGCGGCACCAACGCCCACCTGGTGCTCGAGGAGGCCCCGGCGCCGCGGCGGCAGCGCCGCCCGCACCCGGCGCACCTGCTGCGCGTCTCGGCGAAGACGCCGGAAACCCTCGCCGCCGCGGTCGAGCGGCTCGCCGACCGGCTGGCCGGGGACGTCGACCTCGACCTCGCCGACGTCGCCCACACCCTGGCCGCCGGGCGCACCGAGTACCCGCACCGCGCGGTCGTCGTGGCCCGCGACCCCGAAGACGCGGTCGACGGCCTGCGCGACCCGCGGCGGCTGCAGACCGCGCAGGCGGCCGAGCTCAAGGTCGCGTTCCTGTTCTCCGGCCAGGGCTCGCAGTACGCCGGGATGGGCGCCGAGCTGTACCGCAGCGAACCCGTGTTCGCCGCGGCCGTCGACGAGTGCTGCGAACTGGCCGGCCTCCCGGGCCTGAAGGAGCTGATCTTCGACCGCGGCGGGGACGCGAAGCTGCGGGAGACCCGCTACACCCAGCCGGCCCTGTTCGTCGTCGAGTACGCGCTGGCGATGCTGTGGCGCAGCTGGGGCGTGCGGCCGGGGGCGATGATCGGCCACTCCGTCGGCGAGTACGTCGCCGCGACCCTCGCCGGGGTGTTCACCCCGGCCGACGCGCTGCGGCTGGTCGTCCGGCGGGGCGAGCTGATGCAGTCGATGCCCGCCGGCGCGATGCTCGCCGTCCAGCTCGACGAAGACGCCGTGGCGAAGCGGCTGCCCGAAGGCCTGGCGATCGCGGGCGTCAACGGCCCCGGCACCTGCGTCGTCGCCGGGCCGTCCGGCGCGGTCGCGGACTTCGCCGCGTTGCTGCGCTCGACTGACGTGCAGTGCCGCGAGCTGGTGACCTCGCACGCCTTCCACTCGCCGATGATGGAGCCGATCCTGGCGGAGTTCACCGAGGCCGTCGCCGCGGTGCCGAGGTCGGTGCCGTCGCTGCCGTTCCTGTCGAACCTGACCGGCGGCTGGATCACCGGCCTGCAGGCCACCGACCCGGCGTACTGGGCCGCGCACCTGCGCCAGGCGGTCCGGTTCGGCGACTGCGTCCGGACGCTGTTCGCGGGCGGCGACCGCTGGGCGCTCGTCGAATGCGGCCCGGGCCACCAGCTCGCCGGGCTCGCCCGCGGCCAGGTGCCGAAGGGCCTGCCGGCACCCCGGCCGAGCCTGCCCGGCCGCACCGACCGCGAAGGCGACGTCGAAACGCTCCACGCCGCCGCCGGTCTGCTGTGGACACACGGAGTTCCCGTCGAGCCCACGAGTCCCGGCTACCGCGTGCCGCTGCCGGGCTACCCCTACGCGCGCAAGCGCTACTGGGTCGACCCCGACCCGGCGGGAACGGTCGCCGCGACGGCCCGGCCGAGCGGGCCGCTGCCGCTCGACGAGTGGTTCGCGGTGCCGTCCTGGCGGCAGGCCGGGCCGGAGCTGCGGCGTGAGCCGTTCACGTCGTGCCTCGCGTTCGTCGACGACGAAGTCCTGCCCCGGCTGCTGCGGAACGCCGGGGTCATGGTCACCGAAGTCCGCCCGGGTGCGGGGTTCGCGGCCGTCGAAGGTGGCTTCACCGTGCGGCCCGGTGTCCGCGAGGACTACGACGCCCTCGTCGCCGCGCTCGGCGACCGCCCGGAGCGGGTGGTGCACGCCTGGGCGCTCACCGGGACCGAGACCGGGATGGCCGCACAGGACCGCGGGTTCTTCAGCGTCCTCAACCTGGTCCAGGCCTGGGGCGAACCGGTGCGGATCGACCTGCTGAGCACCGGGACCGCCGACGTCACCGGCACCGAGCTGACCCGGCCCGAGCACGCCACCCTCGCGGGCATCGCGCGGGTCGTGCCCCTGGAGGTCCCGGGCACCGTCGTGCGCCGGATCGACGTCGAGAGCGTGTCCGCCGAGGTCGTCGCCGAGCTCTTCGGGCCGGCGGACACCCCCGAGGTCGCTCTGCGCCGCGGCCGCCGCTGGGTCCAGGAACACACGCAGCTCGCGGTGCCCGAGGCGACGTCGCCGGTGCTGCGCGACGGCGGCCGGTACCTGATCACCGGCGGGACCGGCGGCATCGGCATCACGCTGGCCGAGGACTTCGCGCTGCGCGTCCGCGCGAAGCTGATCCTGCTGACCCGGTCCGGCCTCCCGCCCCGCGAGGACTGGGCGGCCCACGACGGCGACGACCGGACGGCCCGCGCGATCCGCGCGATCCGGCGGATGGAAGCGGCCGGCGCGGTGGTGCACGTGGTCGCCGCCGACGTCACCGATCCGGCCCGGCTGCGGGAGGTCCGCGAACTGGCCGAACGCGAGTTCGGCGGCCTCGACGGGATCGTGCACGCGGCCGGGCTCCCCGGCGGTGGCGTCGCCGAGGTCAAGGAGCGGGCGGTCGCGGAAGCGGTGCTCGGCCCGAAGATCGGCGGCACACTGGCGCTGGCCGAGGTGTTCGCCGGCCTGCCGATGGACTTCGTCGCGCTGTGCTCGTCGGTCACCGCGGTCTCCGGCGACTTCGGGCAGGTCGACTACTGCGCGGCCAACAACTTCCTCGACGCCTACGCCCGCGGCGACCACGGCTGGCGGGCCCGGGTCGTCGCGCACGACTGGGGTGGCTGGGACGAGGTCGGCATGGCCGCCGAGGTGGCCGCGCCGACGACCATCCGGTCCACCCGCACCAAGGCGGACGGCCCGGTCGCGCACCCGGTGCTCACCACCCGCACCGGCGAAGGCTGCCACGGCCTGGTCTCGGCGGCCGGGCACTGGCTGCTCGACGAGCACCGCATCGCCGGCGTGCCGGTCGTCCCGGGCACCGGGCACCTGGAGACCGTGCGGGCCGCGGTCGAGGCGGCCCTGCCGCGTCCGGGCGACGGCCACGTCGTCGCACTGCAGGACGTCGCCTTCCTGGAGCCCTTCTCGGTGCCGGAAGGCACGGTCGCCGAGTACCGGGTCGCCTTCGACGGCGACGGATTCACGGTGACCAGCCGCGCAGCCGGCGTGACCAAGGTGCACGTCCGCGGCTCCGCGGGCTGGGTCCCGGCTCCGGAAGCGTCCACTGTGGACCTGGCGGCGATCAAGAGCCGGACGAGCGTGCTCGACGACGGCAACGCCTTCGGCACCGGCCGGACCAGCATGGTCACCTTCGGCCCGCGGTGGGCCGCGCTGCGCACCCACCACGTCGGCGCGCACGAGGAACTGGCTTCGCTGGTCGCACCGGACGCCGCGGTGGGGGACAAGGGCTGGGGCCTGCACCCGGCGCTGCTCGACGTGGCGACCGCGTTCGGCCGCGGCCGGGGGAGCGGCACCTACCTGCCGATGAGCTATGGGCGGGTGGTCGTGCACGCCCCGCTCCCGGCGCGCTTCCACAGCCACCTGCGCTACCGGGACTCCGGCGGCGACCAGGTGATCGCCGCCGACCTGACGCTGTGCGCGGACGACGGCCGCGTGCTGGTCGAGATCGAGGACTTCGTGCTGCGGCAGGTCGACGAGAACGCGGTCGGCAGCGGGCTGAGCGCCGCGCGGGAGTCCACTGTGGAGTCCACGGGCATCCGGCCGGTCGACGGCGCCGAGGCGTTCCTGCGGGCCCTGACGCCCGGCCTCGGCGGGCAGGTGGTGATCAGCACCCGCCCGGTGGCCGACCTGTTCGCCCGCCGGGTCACCGCCGAAGCGCTCGAGGAGACCGAAGAAACCACTGAACCGGCTTCCCCGCAAGCGCAGGACGACTACCTCGCCCCGCGCACCGACCTCGAAGCGGAGATCGCCCGGCAGTGGGCCGAAGTGCTCGGCGTCGAGCGCGTCGGCGTCCACGACGACTTCTTCGCCCTCGGCGGCAACTCCCTGGTCGCCATCCAGCTGATCGCCCAGGTCCGCAAGACCACCGGCGCCCGGCTGGCCATGAAGACGCTGTTCGAATCCTCCACGGTGGCCGCGCTGGCCGAGCGGATCGAGGAACTGCGCGGCGGCGCCTCCGCCCCCGCCGCCGAACCCGCGCCCGCCGCGACCACCATCCCCAAGCTCGAGCGCTGA